A genomic stretch from Candidatus Alcyoniella australis includes:
- a CDS encoding VIT and VWA domain-containing protein, with amino-acid sequence MSARIALALLTLIVLLPCAAMADAGVLAPYGKSYDPQVLRLERMEVRIDVDNQLAHVWVLQIFRNGTARNLEGQYSFIIPQDAAISAFAIWDDGVRIPGVILEKQRARRIYEQIVDSQRDPGLFESMDDPSMVNEFSCRVFPIPAYGTKRIELEYTQLIEVDGGVSTLLFPFKPTLYGEQSVDDLVVEISIESNLALSAVEQRSQSFPLEVDAAEPGRYRARIAVEDFDLNEDLVLQYGFAAQGSALDVLAFRDVESVYRDVSPVNGLNYRDEYGYLYARAYLDFGGQRQEAGTAAGPRHVVLLFDTSLSMQWDKIERALEILELLLTRLRPEDTFRLVCFNSGQYVFDESAGPLIADDDAATRALEFVRTLPMAGGTDLRAALERGLELRDPQKPNALILITDGQPTLRELRARELIDWYNEHNLAAGRVRTFALGVGDDTNGALLENLVRASDGAFTWVMNNETVTYKAERLAQKLDEAVINDIVLELDDEDNLVDLYPQGPLKAFDRSLVTFVGRYRRPGKARVTLNARFEGRERNVEVQAQLPEHDVSHPGIRRLWAKARVDYLLERIRLDGEDEALVQEVIDLSKQFTFITPYTSFLAAPRSLLRPRVIKPGDPLLRVHTDEAIVEVVASFPFGLVKLMAQVEPGVWQTRFLAPATMTDGRYVCRLYLRDVEGNQYVEDKSFVIDSRPPQIELVDPGPLRPGELVRLAVRADRDTRRLTARFPGSPTVRLEWDSEALACIGALKIPADAPRGPAILELFAEDFAHNTTSIQATLEVR; translated from the coding sequence GTGAGCGCGCGGATTGCCCTGGCACTGCTGACGCTGATCGTGCTGCTGCCCTGCGCGGCGATGGCCGATGCCGGAGTGCTCGCGCCCTACGGCAAATCGTACGACCCGCAGGTGCTGCGCCTGGAGCGGATGGAAGTGCGGATCGACGTGGACAACCAGTTGGCGCACGTCTGGGTGCTGCAGATTTTCCGCAACGGCACGGCGCGCAACCTCGAGGGCCAGTACAGCTTCATCATCCCCCAGGACGCGGCGATCAGCGCCTTTGCCATCTGGGACGACGGCGTGCGCATCCCCGGCGTGATCCTCGAGAAGCAGCGTGCGCGACGGATCTACGAACAGATCGTCGATAGCCAACGCGACCCGGGACTGTTCGAGAGCATGGACGATCCCTCGATGGTCAACGAGTTTTCCTGCCGCGTGTTTCCGATCCCGGCCTACGGCACCAAGCGCATCGAGCTGGAGTACACGCAGCTGATCGAGGTTGACGGCGGAGTGAGCACGCTGCTGTTTCCGTTCAAGCCCACGCTCTATGGCGAGCAGTCGGTCGATGATCTGGTCGTGGAAATCAGCATCGAGAGCAACCTTGCGCTCTCCGCGGTCGAGCAGCGTTCGCAAAGCTTCCCGCTCGAGGTCGACGCGGCCGAGCCCGGACGCTATCGCGCGCGAATCGCGGTCGAGGATTTCGATCTAAACGAGGATCTGGTGCTGCAGTACGGGTTCGCCGCACAGGGTTCGGCCCTGGACGTGCTGGCGTTCCGCGATGTGGAATCGGTCTACCGCGACGTCAGCCCGGTCAACGGCCTGAACTATCGCGACGAGTACGGCTACCTCTACGCCCGGGCCTACCTCGATTTCGGCGGGCAGCGGCAGGAAGCGGGCACGGCCGCGGGACCGCGCCACGTGGTGCTGTTGTTCGACACCTCGCTCTCGATGCAGTGGGACAAGATCGAGCGCGCCCTGGAAATTCTCGAACTGCTGCTGACCCGGCTGCGCCCCGAGGATACATTTAGATTGGTTTGCTTCAACTCCGGCCAATACGTGTTTGACGAGTCGGCCGGACCGCTGATCGCTGATGACGATGCCGCAACGCGCGCCCTGGAGTTCGTGCGCACGCTGCCGATGGCCGGCGGAACCGATCTGCGAGCCGCCCTGGAGCGCGGATTGGAGCTGCGCGATCCGCAAAAACCCAACGCGCTGATCCTGATCACGGACGGCCAACCCACGTTGCGCGAGCTGCGGGCGCGGGAGCTGATCGACTGGTACAACGAGCACAACCTGGCCGCGGGCCGGGTGCGCACCTTTGCTTTGGGCGTGGGCGACGACACCAACGGCGCGCTACTGGAGAATTTGGTGCGCGCCTCGGACGGCGCGTTTACCTGGGTGATGAACAACGAGACCGTGACCTACAAGGCCGAGCGTCTGGCGCAGAAGCTCGACGAGGCGGTGATCAACGACATCGTGCTCGAGCTGGACGATGAGGATAACCTGGTCGACCTCTACCCCCAGGGCCCGCTCAAGGCTTTCGACCGCTCGCTGGTGACCTTCGTGGGCCGCTACCGCCGACCGGGTAAGGCGCGAGTTACGCTCAACGCCCGTTTCGAGGGGCGCGAGCGCAACGTCGAGGTCCAGGCCCAGCTGCCCGAGCACGACGTGTCCCATCCGGGGATCCGGCGGTTGTGGGCCAAGGCGCGGGTCGATTACCTGCTCGAGCGCATCCGCCTCGACGGCGAGGACGAGGCGCTGGTGCAGGAGGTGATCGACCTGTCCAAGCAGTTTACGTTCATCACGCCCTACACCAGCTTTCTCGCCGCGCCGCGCAGCCTGCTGCGTCCGCGGGTGATCAAGCCCGGCGATCCGCTGCTGCGCGTGCACACCGACGAGGCGATCGTCGAGGTGGTGGCGAGCTTCCCCTTCGGCCTGGTCAAGCTGATGGCCCAGGTCGAGCCGGGAGTTTGGCAGACGCGTTTCCTCGCGCCGGCGACCATGACCGACGGCCGCTACGTCTGCCGGTTGTATTTGCGCGACGTCGAGGGCAACCAGTACGTGGAGGACAAGAGCTTCGTCATCGACAGCCGACCGCCGCAAATCGAATTGGTCGATCCCGGACCGCTGCGGCCCGGCGAACTGGTGCGGCTGGCAGTACGCGCGGACCGCGATACGCGACGCCTCACCGCGCGCTTTCCCGGCTCGCCGACAGTTCGGCTCGAGTGGGACTCCGAGGCGCTGGCCTGCATCGGCGCGCTCAAAATTCCGGCCGACGCGCCGCGCGGCCCGGCGATTCTCGAGCTGTTCGCCGAGGACTTCGCCCACAACACCACAAGCATTCAAGCCACGCTGGAGGTGCGCTGA